From a single Micromonospora pallida genomic region:
- a CDS encoding NUDIX hydrolase, with translation MSVAAKVRPTARVVLLDENDQLLMLRIHDPSATRGPNPLPADFWLLVGGGVKSGESYEEAARREVFEETGIRDVSLGPCVWTQEKLVVNPTGEPELVRARFFVGRVPAGSLIDFAGHEPLEASTITGYQWFTREEILAREARETFLPPRLGSLLGDVLSGDLADPVSLTEALPAAPAGTDAVGGERPARRGTRLAP, from the coding sequence ATGTCGGTTGCCGCCAAGGTCAGGCCAACTGCCCGCGTCGTGCTCCTCGACGAGAACGATCAGCTCCTGATGCTCAGGATCCACGACCCGTCCGCGACGCGCGGGCCGAACCCGCTCCCGGCCGACTTCTGGCTGCTCGTGGGCGGTGGGGTGAAGTCAGGTGAGAGCTACGAGGAGGCGGCTCGCCGTGAGGTGTTCGAGGAAACGGGTATCCGGGACGTTTCCCTCGGCCCGTGTGTGTGGACGCAGGAGAAGCTCGTCGTCAACCCGACGGGCGAACCCGAACTGGTGCGCGCCCGGTTCTTCGTCGGCCGGGTTCCCGCTGGCTCGTTGATCGACTTCGCCGGTCACGAGCCGCTCGAGGCATCGACGATCACGGGCTACCAGTGGTTCACCCGGGAGGAGATCCTCGCGCGAGAAGCCCGGGAGACGTTCCTGCCGCCGCGCCTCGGCAGCCTGCTGGGCGATGTCCTCAGCGGCGACCTGGCCGATCCCGTCTCGCTGACCGAAGCCCTCCCGGCAGCGCCCGCCGGGACCGACGCCGTCGGCGGGGAGCGACCGGCGCGGCGGGGAACTAGGCTCGCTCCATGA
- a CDS encoding NUDIX hydrolase has product MTIDSGSFPAPAALVEHARRFRAEGGAPAVPRVAATVLLLRPADDGFQVYVIRRVAAMAFGGVYAFPGGGVDPSDAQAHPGWAGPEPAEWGRRLGVVPEAARSVVCAAAREVFEEAGVLLAGPDPATVVGDVSGDDWEAARVDLEKRRTHFAEFLTGRGLTLRSDLLLPWCRWITPEFEPRRFDTYFFVALLPEGQRTRDVSGEADHTMWIRPADALRRAAAGELTMLPPTLLTLKQVAAAGDLADVARLAADRDAATPITPRLADLDGDAPYFTLD; this is encoded by the coding sequence ATGACGATCGACAGCGGCAGTTTTCCCGCCCCGGCCGCGCTGGTCGAGCACGCCCGCCGGTTCCGCGCCGAGGGCGGCGCCCCGGCGGTGCCCCGGGTCGCGGCCACCGTGCTGCTGCTGCGCCCCGCCGATGACGGCTTCCAGGTGTACGTGATCCGCCGGGTCGCCGCGATGGCCTTCGGCGGCGTGTACGCCTTTCCCGGCGGCGGCGTCGACCCGTCCGACGCGCAGGCGCACCCGGGCTGGGCCGGTCCCGAGCCGGCGGAGTGGGGCCGGCGGCTGGGCGTCGTGCCGGAGGCCGCCCGGTCGGTGGTCTGCGCCGCTGCGCGCGAGGTCTTCGAGGAGGCGGGCGTGCTGCTCGCCGGCCCGGACCCGGCGACCGTGGTCGGGGACGTCAGCGGCGACGACTGGGAGGCCGCCCGGGTCGACCTGGAGAAGCGGCGGACGCACTTCGCCGAGTTCCTGACCGGTCGGGGGCTGACCCTGCGGTCTGACCTGCTGCTGCCGTGGTGCCGCTGGATCACCCCGGAGTTCGAGCCGCGCCGCTTCGACACGTACTTCTTCGTGGCCCTGCTGCCGGAGGGGCAGCGGACCCGGGACGTCTCCGGCGAGGCCGACCACACCATGTGGATCCGCCCGGCGGACGCGCTGCGCCGCGCGGCGGCGGGTGAGCTGACCATGCTCCCGCCGACCCTGCTCACGTTGAAGCAGGTGGCGGCGGCCGGCGACCTGGCCGACGTGGCCCGGCTCGCGGCGGATCGGGACGCCGCCACCCCGATCACGCCGCGCCTGGCCGACCTCGACGGCGACGCCCCCTACTTCACCCTCGACTGA
- a CDS encoding cell wall-binding repeat-containing protein yields the protein MLVTGGTPATASLPGSGSVLTSSNGQNSIKFHGDPSRTSLSSSDTITGASWSPDGSQAVYLDQQGAIHRLRYDDGSARYVDMSWPDPGELHRSPSWWGDSRIVLAYQYSASTPWRVASVSPGGLQGGLAWISPHDGKHYLNPDGGPGSLVVFQRQDDNGSGQPSGQPAVMVYDGSLELGQLRLVDDNGSNPSISPDGSRVAFVRAGRIVVSDLRGENEVPVTPEGVQYDHPTWSPDGSTLAFSRVTPTAARPVYTASADGSAPPVAVPGLDGVPAYQPHRKEQVVRLSGANRFATAAAVSQSHWPNGALAVVLARSDTYADALGGAALAVAKHGPLLLTPPTGLEVTTRAEIQRVLAPGRTVYLLGSPGALSTTVENQVRAMGYDVQRLAGKDRFATSVEIAKAIDPNPDAMFLATGMNYPDALTAGAAAGSYFYDFDSGFTAVVLLTQDEVIPPSVRAYLDATPMNLRMLYGIGNPGVTAAYTYEPNSPYVRGYGGANRYETAYQVASILFEGQRYTGFATGTNWPDALTGGALMGTLGGPLMLTPGTDTNLSTHAVSLLKETSGSVHTGLVFGSPAVVSPAQQTQIGTWLSGPLGSTSVTNPTDGSYSAR from the coding sequence ATGCTGGTCACCGGTGGTACGCCTGCGACGGCCAGCCTGCCCGGCTCGGGCAGCGTGCTGACCAGCAGCAACGGCCAGAACAGCATCAAGTTCCACGGGGATCCGTCCCGCACGTCACTGAGTTCGTCGGACACCATCACGGGAGCTTCCTGGTCTCCGGACGGCAGTCAGGCGGTCTACCTCGACCAGCAGGGGGCGATCCACAGACTCCGGTACGACGACGGCTCGGCCCGCTACGTCGACATGTCGTGGCCGGATCCCGGCGAGCTACACCGGAGCCCGAGTTGGTGGGGTGACAGCCGCATCGTCCTCGCCTACCAGTATTCGGCGAGCACCCCCTGGCGGGTTGCCTCAGTATCCCCCGGCGGCCTACAGGGTGGCCTTGCGTGGATTTCTCCCCACGACGGAAAGCACTATCTGAATCCGGATGGTGGGCCTGGTTCGCTGGTGGTGTTCCAGCGTCAGGACGACAACGGCTCGGGTCAGCCGTCTGGCCAGCCCGCCGTCATGGTGTACGACGGTTCGCTGGAACTCGGGCAGCTGAGGCTTGTCGACGACAACGGGTCGAACCCGTCGATCTCGCCCGACGGCTCTCGGGTGGCCTTTGTCCGCGCCGGCCGGATCGTCGTGTCCGACCTACGTGGCGAGAACGAGGTGCCGGTCACCCCTGAGGGCGTCCAGTACGACCATCCCACCTGGTCACCGGACGGCAGCACGTTGGCGTTCAGCAGGGTGACGCCGACGGCGGCGCGACCGGTGTACACGGCGTCGGCGGATGGCTCGGCCCCGCCGGTGGCGGTGCCCGGTCTGGATGGCGTGCCGGCGTACCAGCCGCACCGGAAGGAGCAGGTCGTCCGGTTGTCCGGTGCGAACCGCTTCGCCACGGCGGCGGCGGTCTCCCAGTCGCACTGGCCGAACGGAGCCCTTGCGGTGGTTCTGGCTCGGTCCGATACCTATGCCGATGCTCTGGGTGGTGCGGCGTTGGCGGTGGCGAAGCATGGTCCGTTGTTGTTGACGCCTCCGACCGGGTTGGAGGTGACGACGCGGGCGGAGATTCAGCGAGTTCTGGCTCCGGGCCGCACGGTCTACCTGTTGGGCAGTCCTGGTGCACTGTCGACGACCGTCGAGAATCAGGTCCGGGCGATGGGCTATGACGTGCAGCGGCTTGCCGGCAAGGATCGGTTCGCAACGTCGGTGGAGATTGCGAAGGCGATCGACCCGAATCCGGACGCGATGTTTCTGGCCACGGGGATGAACTACCCGGACGCGCTGACTGCTGGTGCCGCTGCCGGCTCGTACTTCTACGATTTTGACAGTGGCTTTACGGCAGTGGTGTTGCTTACCCAGGACGAGGTGATACCGCCATCGGTAAGAGCGTACCTGGACGCGACGCCAATGAACCTGCGCATGCTGTACGGCATCGGAAACCCGGGCGTTACCGCCGCCTATACGTACGAACCCAATAGCCCCTACGTCCGAGGGTACGGCGGCGCGAACCGCTACGAGACGGCGTACCAGGTCGCGTCGATATTGTTCGAGGGCCAGCGGTATACGGGTTTCGCCACCGGGACCAACTGGCCGGACGCGCTGACCGGCGGCGCACTGATGGGCACTCTTGGTGGCCCGTTGATGCTGACCCCGGGTACCGACACCAACCTCAGCACCCACGCGGTGTCGTTGCTGAAGGAGACGAGCGGGTCCGTGCACACCGGCCTGGTCTTCGGCTCACCTGCGGTGGTGAGCCCGGCACAGCAGACGCAGATCGGGACCTGGCTTAGCGGGCCACTCGGGTCCACCTCGGTGACCAACCCGACCGACGGGTCCTACTCAGCACGATGA
- a CDS encoding dihydrofolate reductase family protein — MNDIEPQTAAGKVLWHFTMSLDGFVAGPNHEMDWMMTGISSRPGLIEEYAETTGAVLGGRKGWDHFPDASNIYGGAWNGPLFVLTHHPEDATPVDGVTFLSCDLAEAVRIGLAAANGKNLEVFSPTIGAQLLELGLIDEIDLHIAPVLLGEGVRLYDNPGSTPIRLHRVGEGDPTSTVNVRYRPVTTPPSPTPGN; from the coding sequence ATGAACGACATCGAGCCGCAGACCGCAGCCGGGAAGGTGCTCTGGCACTTCACGATGTCCCTGGACGGATTCGTGGCCGGGCCGAACCACGAGATGGACTGGATGATGACGGGAATCTCGTCCCGCCCGGGCCTGATCGAGGAGTACGCCGAGACCACCGGCGCGGTTCTGGGCGGTCGGAAGGGTTGGGACCACTTTCCGGACGCCAGCAACATCTATGGCGGCGCCTGGAACGGACCGCTCTTCGTGCTCACCCACCACCCCGAGGACGCGACGCCCGTCGACGGGGTCACGTTCCTGAGCTGCGACCTGGCCGAGGCGGTACGGATCGGGCTGGCGGCAGCCAACGGCAAGAACCTCGAGGTGTTCTCCCCCACCATCGGCGCCCAACTCCTCGAACTGGGACTGATCGACGAGATCGACCTGCACATCGCGCCGGTCCTGCTCGGCGAGGGCGTCCGACTCTACGACAACCCCGGCAGTACGCCGATCCGCCTCCACCGGGTCGGGGAGGGCGATCCCACGTCGACCGTGAACGTCCGGTACCGACCTGTCACCACGCCGCCCAGCCCGACCCCGGGCAACTGA
- a CDS encoding PhoU domain-containing protein produces the protein MTSGNHLEQLDRLSGLLATVSRDAVGTIRRASVALLDIEPDGARAVLAEVDERAVTHRRIGELVPLALVRQQPVASDLRLVLAALRMNTELHRMDALAAHIAKLVLARHPAPVVPPPVRPLIGAMAETTARIADKAALVLVTRDRIDAIQLGLDDDELDVQYERLFTVLTDAWPYGVQAAIDVAMLGRYYERFADHAVNVARRVAYLVGGDTARGIL, from the coding sequence ATGACCAGCGGTAACCACCTGGAGCAGCTCGACCGGCTCTCCGGACTCCTGGCCACGGTGAGTCGGGACGCGGTGGGCACCATCCGCCGGGCCAGCGTGGCCCTGCTCGACATCGAGCCGGACGGCGCGCGGGCGGTGCTGGCCGAGGTCGACGAGCGGGCCGTCACCCACCGTCGGATCGGCGAGTTGGTGCCGCTGGCCCTGGTCCGGCAGCAGCCGGTCGCGTCCGACCTGCGGCTGGTGCTGGCCGCACTGCGGATGAACACCGAGCTGCACCGGATGGACGCCCTCGCCGCGCACATCGCCAAGCTCGTCCTCGCCCGCCACCCGGCCCCCGTGGTGCCGCCGCCGGTGCGTCCGCTGATCGGCGCGATGGCGGAGACGACCGCGCGGATCGCCGACAAGGCCGCCCTGGTCCTGGTCACCCGGGACCGGATCGACGCGATCCAACTCGGCCTGGACGACGACGAACTCGACGTGCAGTACGAGCGGCTTTTCACGGTGCTCACCGACGCCTGGCCGTACGGGGTGCAGGCGGCGATCGACGTGGCGATGCTGGGTCGGTACTACGAGCGCTTCGCCGACCACGCGGTCAACGTCGCCCGCCGGGTGGCGTACCTGGTCGGCGGGGACACGGCACGCGGCATCCTCTGA
- the pstS gene encoding phosphate ABC transporter substrate-binding protein PstS — protein sequence MNRNVLSRRVLAGVALAALALTGCGSSNNDSDAPAAGSSSGSEYASLAGELKASGASFPDAYYQEVITSFKDVAPDVTVNYNATGSGTGKKQFGENLVDFAGSDSLVKDSDGVAAGSFLYVPTVAAPITVSYNLEGVDKLQLSPETLAKIFQAEIKTWNDPAVAADNPGVTLPSTAITVAHRSDGSGTTNNFTKYLDAAAPGVWKLGSGDTVAWPSNTQGGEKNTGVAQIIKQANGAVGYVDLSDATETGLKFAAIKNKDGQYVAPSIEGTTAGLEGAEIKEDLSYNPLNAAGAASYPITAPTYILVKTKYDDAKKAELVKGFVKYVLTDGQDLAKELHFAPLPTSLKDKALAQLDKIQG from the coding sequence GTGAACCGCAACGTGCTCTCCCGGCGCGTCCTCGCCGGCGTCGCGCTCGCCGCGCTGGCTCTCACCGGCTGTGGCTCCAGCAACAACGACAGCGACGCCCCTGCCGCCGGCAGCAGCAGCGGCAGCGAGTACGCGAGCCTTGCCGGCGAGCTGAAGGCCTCGGGCGCCAGCTTCCCCGACGCTTACTACCAGGAGGTCATCACCTCCTTCAAGGACGTCGCCCCGGACGTGACGGTCAACTACAACGCGACCGGCTCCGGCACCGGCAAGAAGCAGTTCGGCGAGAACCTGGTCGACTTCGCCGGCAGCGACAGCCTGGTTAAGGACAGCGACGGCGTGGCCGCCGGCTCCTTCCTCTACGTGCCGACCGTGGCCGCCCCGATCACCGTCAGCTACAACCTGGAGGGCGTGGACAAGCTCCAGCTCAGCCCGGAGACGCTGGCCAAGATCTTCCAGGCCGAGATCAAGACCTGGAACGACCCGGCCGTCGCCGCCGACAACCCCGGCGTGACCCTGCCGAGCACCGCGATCACCGTGGCGCACCGCTCGGACGGCTCGGGCACCACCAACAACTTCACCAAGTACCTCGACGCCGCCGCGCCGGGTGTGTGGAAGCTCGGCAGCGGTGACACCGTCGCCTGGCCGTCGAACACCCAGGGTGGCGAGAAGAACACCGGTGTGGCCCAGATCATCAAGCAGGCCAACGGTGCCGTCGGCTACGTCGACCTGAGCGACGCCACGGAGACCGGGCTCAAGTTCGCCGCCATCAAGAACAAGGACGGCCAGTACGTCGCTCCCTCCATCGAGGGCACGACCGCCGGCCTGGAGGGCGCGGAGATCAAGGAAGACCTGAGCTACAACCCGCTCAACGCCGCGGGCGCCGCGTCGTACCCGATCACCGCCCCGACCTACATCCTGGTCAAGACCAAGTACGACGACGCCAAGAAGGCTGAGCTGGTCAAGGGCTTCGTGAAGTACGTCCTCACCGACGGCCAGGACCTGGCCAAGGAGCTTCACTTCGCGCCGCTGCCCACCTCGCTCAAGGACAAGGCGCTCGCCCAGCTCGACAAGATCCAGGGCTGA
- the pstC gene encoding phosphate ABC transporter permease subunit PstC: protein MTITENKPDTRPTLTPQRGGLLADRAFSWWTLGTGLLVLAILALILVTTVRESWPVFAEMGFRYVTERTWDPNPGAGEPVFGALAFMYGTAISSLIALVIAVPVSVGIALFITELAHRRLRSSAVTVIDLLAAVPSVVFGLWGVLVLAPKLVPFYQWLHDVFGGVPVLGSIFGEAASGRNFMTAGLILAIMVTPIITSICREVFGTVPQADKDAALALGATRWEMIRGAVFPHSFGGIVGAVMLGLGRAMGETIAVALVIGGATNISANLFEPGNTMAAVIVQQFGESTGTFTAALIGLGVVLFAMTVAINLTAQAIVRRAEARMRGGAA, encoded by the coding sequence GTGACCATCACAGAGAACAAACCCGACACCAGGCCGACCCTGACGCCACAGCGGGGCGGCCTTCTCGCCGATCGCGCCTTCTCCTGGTGGACGCTCGGCACCGGCCTGCTCGTCCTGGCCATCCTCGCGCTCATCCTGGTGACGACCGTCCGGGAGTCCTGGCCGGTCTTCGCCGAGATGGGCTTCCGTTATGTCACCGAGCGCACCTGGGATCCGAACCCGGGGGCGGGTGAACCGGTCTTCGGCGCGCTGGCCTTCATGTACGGCACCGCGATCTCCTCACTGATCGCGCTGGTCATCGCCGTACCGGTGTCGGTCGGCATCGCGCTGTTCATCACCGAGCTGGCGCACCGCCGGCTGCGAAGCAGCGCGGTCACCGTCATCGACCTGCTGGCCGCCGTACCGTCGGTGGTGTTCGGTCTCTGGGGCGTCCTGGTGCTGGCGCCCAAGCTGGTGCCGTTCTACCAGTGGCTGCACGACGTTTTCGGCGGCGTGCCGGTGCTCGGCAGCATCTTCGGCGAGGCGGCCAGCGGCCGGAACTTCATGACCGCCGGGCTGATCCTGGCGATCATGGTCACCCCGATCATCACCTCGATCTGCCGCGAGGTCTTCGGCACCGTCCCGCAGGCCGACAAGGACGCCGCCCTCGCCCTCGGCGCGACCCGCTGGGAGATGATCCGGGGCGCGGTCTTCCCGCACAGCTTCGGTGGCATCGTCGGCGCGGTGATGCTCGGCCTGGGTCGGGCGATGGGCGAGACGATCGCCGTCGCGCTGGTCATCGGCGGGGCCACCAACATCTCGGCGAACCTCTTCGAGCCGGGCAACACCATGGCCGCCGTGATCGTGCAGCAGTTCGGCGAGTCCACCGGCACCTTCACCGCCGCCCTGATCGGGCTCGGTGTCGTCCTCTTCGCGATGACCGTCGCGATCAACCTGACCGCCCAGGCCATCGTGCGCCGGGCGGAGGCCCGCATGAGGGGAGGCGCGGCGTGA
- the pstA gene encoding phosphate ABC transporter permease PstA has translation MTATVEPGTRTPVVPDLSGRALSVRRRIVNHLATGGIYLAVLLAVVPLGLVAWTVVSRGGGVMSLDFLNADIPNSYRRQGPGMGPAIVGTLIITGMASLMAIPLGVFGAIYLNEYGKQKPLARVIRIMADVMTGVPSIVMGLFIYIGWVLVVGEFSGFAGSLALACLMLPVVIRSSEEMLRLVPDELRQASLALGARKWRTILTVVLPAAISGITSGSLLAVARAAGETAPIIIVTGITFASNPNLFEGTNTALPAQIFRNASQPFIGAQDRAWGAALTLIVIVVLFTVVARIIANRFALKER, from the coding sequence GTGACCGCCACCGTGGAGCCCGGCACCCGTACCCCGGTCGTCCCCGACCTGTCGGGGCGTGCCCTGTCCGTCCGCCGTCGGATCGTCAACCACCTGGCCACCGGCGGCATCTACCTGGCGGTGCTGCTCGCCGTGGTGCCGCTGGGCCTGGTCGCCTGGACGGTGGTCAGCCGGGGTGGCGGGGTGATGAGCCTCGACTTCCTCAACGCCGACATCCCCAACTCGTACCGACGGCAGGGGCCGGGCATGGGGCCGGCGATCGTCGGCACCCTGATCATCACCGGCATGGCGTCGCTGATGGCGATCCCGCTCGGCGTCTTCGGCGCGATCTACCTCAACGAGTACGGCAAGCAGAAGCCGCTGGCCCGGGTCATCCGGATCATGGCGGACGTGATGACCGGCGTGCCGTCGATCGTGATGGGCCTCTTCATCTACATCGGCTGGGTGCTGGTGGTGGGCGAGTTCTCCGGCTTCGCCGGGTCGCTCGCGTTGGCCTGCCTGATGCTCCCCGTGGTGATCCGCAGCAGCGAGGAGATGCTCCGGCTGGTCCCGGACGAGCTGCGTCAGGCCAGCCTGGCGCTGGGGGCGCGGAAGTGGCGGACCATCCTCACCGTCGTGCTGCCCGCCGCGATCTCCGGCATCACCAGCGGCTCGCTGCTCGCGGTGGCCCGGGCCGCCGGTGAGACCGCGCCGATCATCATCGTCACCGGCATCACCTTCGCGAGCAATCCGAACCTCTTCGAGGGCACGAACACCGCCCTGCCCGCGCAGATCTTCCGTAACGCCAGCCAGCCCTTCATCGGTGCCCAGGACCGGGCCTGGGGAGCGGCTCTCACCCTGATCGTGATCGTCGTCCTGTTCACGGTCGTCGCCCGTATCATCGCCAACCGCTTCGCCCTGAAGGAGCGCTGA
- the pstB gene encoding phosphate ABC transporter ATP-binding protein PstB — MAQQRTASDHRPSVAISTPGDGWNDPGLHATGGSTVMDLRDVSVYYGSYEAVRGTSIPIRQNQITAMIGPSGCGKSTILRSLNRMNDLIPGARVTGSVTYHGQDIYAKGVDPIQVRRRIGMVFQKPNPFPKSIYDNVAYGLRINGIKGKLDDQVEEALTGAALWDEVKDKLRKSGLALSGGQQQRLCIARTIAVKPDVILMDEPCSALDPIATSKIEDLMHELSKSYTIVIVTHNMQQAARVSHYTAFFTAEVDEQQVRHGRLVEFDQTSKIFTNPGDKRTEDYITGRFG; from the coding sequence ATGGCCCAGCAACGCACCGCGAGCGACCACCGCCCGTCCGTCGCCATCAGCACCCCGGGGGATGGTTGGAACGACCCTGGCCTGCACGCCACCGGCGGCAGCACCGTGATGGACCTGCGTGACGTCAGCGTCTACTACGGCAGCTACGAGGCCGTCCGGGGGACCAGCATCCCGATCCGGCAGAACCAGATCACCGCGATGATCGGGCCGTCCGGATGCGGCAAGTCGACCATCCTGCGGTCGCTGAACCGGATGAACGACCTGATCCCCGGAGCCCGGGTGACCGGCTCGGTGACGTACCACGGCCAGGACATCTACGCCAAGGGCGTCGACCCGATCCAGGTGCGCCGCCGGATCGGCATGGTCTTCCAGAAGCCCAACCCGTTCCCCAAGTCGATCTACGACAACGTGGCCTACGGCCTGCGGATCAACGGGATCAAGGGCAAGCTGGACGACCAGGTCGAGGAGGCGCTGACCGGCGCGGCCCTCTGGGACGAGGTGAAGGACAAGCTCCGCAAGAGCGGCCTGGCGCTCTCCGGCGGCCAGCAGCAGCGGCTCTGCATCGCCCGGACGATCGCCGTGAAGCCGGACGTGATCCTGATGGACGAGCCCTGCTCGGCCCTCGACCCGATCGCGACCAGCAAGATCGAGGACCTGATGCACGAGCTGTCGAAGTCGTACACCATCGTCATCGTCACCCACAACATGCAGCAGGCCGCCCGGGTCAGCCACTACACGGCGTTCTTCACCGCCGAGGTGGACGAGCAGCAGGTGCGGCACGGCCGGCTGGTGGAGTTCGACCAGACCTCGAAGATCTTCACCAATCCGGGTGACAAGCGGACCGAGGACTACATCACCGGACGTTTCGGCTGA
- the mshD gene encoding mycothiol synthase: MTDGGVTGARVDRDDRLDATAVADVLTLARIAGDADGADPLDEAVLLRLRDPRAAAVHLTARTPDGLLVGYAHLDITAPAEGVGLDLVVHPAYRRHRLGRALATTALAEAGTLPVRVWAHGDHPAAAALAVDLGFGRARVLWQMRRSLTVPPPAPALPDGVTLRAFRPGTDDDAWLALNARAFADHPEQGRWTADDLRVRLSEPWFDPAGFLLAVEESTGRLLGFHWTKVHEYAGATPIGEVYVLGVDPTAHRGGLGRVLTAAGLAYLREQRGLRRVMLYVDESNTAAVALYQRLGFAHWCAHVNYHRG; the protein is encoded by the coding sequence GTGACAGACGGCGGGGTGACGGGCGCCCGGGTGGACCGGGACGATCGGCTGGACGCGACGGCGGTCGCCGACGTCCTGACGTTGGCGCGGATCGCCGGGGACGCCGACGGCGCGGACCCGCTGGACGAGGCGGTGCTGCTCCGGCTGCGGGACCCCCGGGCCGCCGCGGTCCACCTCACCGCGCGGACACCCGACGGCCTGCTCGTCGGGTACGCGCACCTCGACATCACCGCCCCGGCCGAGGGAGTCGGCCTCGACCTGGTGGTGCACCCGGCGTACCGGCGGCACCGGCTGGGCCGGGCGCTCGCGACGACGGCCCTGGCCGAGGCCGGCACACTGCCGGTCCGGGTCTGGGCGCACGGTGACCACCCGGCCGCCGCCGCCCTCGCCGTCGACCTCGGCTTCGGTCGCGCCCGGGTGCTGTGGCAGATGCGCCGGTCGTTGACCGTGCCGCCGCCCGCGCCAGCCCTGCCCGACGGGGTGACGCTGCGCGCCTTCCGGCCCGGCACGGACGACGACGCCTGGCTGGCGCTGAACGCGCGGGCCTTCGCCGACCATCCCGAGCAGGGTCGGTGGACCGCCGACGACCTACGGGTACGCCTCAGCGAGCCGTGGTTCGACCCGGCCGGCTTCCTGCTCGCCGTGGAGGAGTCGACCGGCCGACTGCTCGGTTTCCACTGGACCAAGGTCCACGAGTACGCCGGCGCGACCCCGATCGGGGAGGTCTACGTGCTCGGGGTGGACCCGACGGCGCACCGGGGCGGGCTGGGCCGGGTGCTGACCGCCGCCGGGCTGGCGTACCTGCGCGAGCAGCGGGGCCTGCGTCGGGTGATGCTCTATGTGGACGAGTCGAACACCGCCGCGGTGGCCCTGTACCAGCGGCTCGGCTTCGCCCACTGGTGCGCGCACGTCAACTACCACCGCGGCTGA
- a CDS encoding polysaccharide deacetylase family protein encodes MRAASPPRALWIVALVTAGLLGSAYAIGYSLMGHQSTPDIAAPSDSPHQFANQPPATSAAPEGSPSPAGPTADNADQDGPFGTQMTTGTGQVTLTFDDGPDPNYTPQALAALRAYRVTATFCLVGENVQAHPDLVRAIVADGHTLCNHTWNHDVTLGSQSYESIRADLLRTNEAIRAAVPDARIAYYRQPGGAWTYPVVSVSRDLGMVPLHWTVDPADWETPGAASIAGMVNASTVPGSVVLLHDAGGDRQGTVDALYHILPNLTSRFQVAALPPDL; translated from the coding sequence ATGCGCGCCGCGTCGCCGCCCCGCGCCCTGTGGATCGTGGCGCTGGTGACCGCCGGGCTGCTCGGCTCGGCGTACGCCATCGGCTACAGCCTGATGGGACACCAGAGCACCCCGGACATCGCCGCCCCGAGTGACTCACCGCACCAGTTCGCCAACCAGCCGCCGGCGACCAGCGCCGCCCCGGAGGGCAGCCCGAGCCCGGCCGGGCCGACGGCCGACAACGCCGACCAGGACGGCCCCTTCGGCACCCAGATGACCACCGGCACCGGACAGGTGACGCTCACCTTCGACGACGGGCCGGACCCGAACTACACCCCGCAGGCGCTGGCCGCGCTGCGGGCGTACCGCGTGACCGCAACCTTCTGCCTGGTCGGCGAGAACGTCCAGGCACACCCCGACCTGGTCCGCGCGATCGTGGCCGACGGGCACACCCTCTGCAACCACACCTGGAACCACGACGTGACCCTCGGCAGCCAGTCGTACGAGTCGATCAGGGCCGACCTGCTCCGCACCAACGAGGCCATCCGGGCGGCCGTGCCGGACGCCCGCATCGCGTACTACCGGCAACCCGGCGGGGCCTGGACGTACCCGGTGGTGTCGGTCTCCCGCGACCTCGGCATGGTGCCGCTGCACTGGACGGTCGACCCGGCGGACTGGGAGACCCCGGGCGCGGCCAGCATCGCCGGCATGGTGAACGCCAGCACGGTGCCCGGCTCGGTCGTGCTGCTGCACGACGCGGGCGGCGACCGGCAGGGCACGGTGGATGCGCTGTACCACATCCTGCCGAACCTCACCAGCCGCTTCCAGGTCGCCGCCCTGCCACCCGACCTGTGA